One window of the Seriola aureovittata isolate HTS-2021-v1 ecotype China chromosome 22, ASM2101889v1, whole genome shotgun sequence genome contains the following:
- the dyrk2 gene encoding dual specificity tyrosine-phosphorylation-regulated kinase 2 isoform X1 produces MLTKKPGASVLPTGKVGEPVYSPGHSGSQTTSPVALPPLRNNNHNPLTGGSKATMSEAVQLSSQSQVHITQLYEENTNKRPVLTSQPNGLAPLTSTRPGLPLPDRQTSASEPAHHCRQSSATSNKSMDSKPKPNPLSPEQAMKQFMSKMSSFEHHEVFNYPEVYFVGPNAKKRSGVIGGANNGGYDDDQGSYIHVPHDHIAYRYEVLKVIGKGSFGQVVKAFDHKSQAHVALKMVRNEKRFHRQAAEEIRILEHLRKQDKDSSMNVIHMLENFSFRNHICMTFELLSMNLYELIKKNKFQGFSLPLVRKFAHSILQCLDSLHKNRIIHCDLKPENILLKQQGRSGIKVIDFGSSCYEHQRVYTYIQSRFYRAPEVILGSRYGMPIDMWSLGCILAELLTGYPLLPGEDEADQLACIIELLGMPSQKLLDASKRAKNFVSSKGYPRYCTVTTLSDGTTVLNGGRSRRGKVRGPPGSKDWSVALKGCDDPLFLDFLKQCLEWDPALRITPSQALRHPWLRRRLPKPPAGTTTEKTSSSKRGTTTSDGAITSISKLATTSSTTTSSSSKTRTNLAAITDANGNIQPRTVLPKLVS; encoded by the exons ATGTTAACCAAGAAGCCCGGAGCCTCGGTCCTTCCGACGG GCAAAGTGGGCGAGCCGGTCTACTCTCCTGGTCACAGTGGCTCTCAGACGACGTCGCCCGTCGCCCTGCCGCCGCTTCggaacaacaaccacaacccCCTGACG GGAGGCTCTAAAGCCACCATGTCGGAGGCCGTCCAGCTGTCATCACAGTCGCAGGTCCACATCACCCAGCTGTATGAAGAGAACACCAACAAGCGTCCGGTCCTGACCTCCCAGCCCAACGGTCTGGCTCCGCTCACCTCCACCCGGCCGGGGCTGCCGCTGCCCGACCGACAGACCTCGGCCTCAGAACCCGCTCACCACTGCCGCCAGAGCAGCGCCACTTCCAACAAGTCGATGGACAGCAAGCCAAAGCCCAACCCCCTGTCCCCGGAGCAGGCCATGAAGCAGTTCATGTCCAAAATGTCCTCATTTGAACACCACGAAGTTTTCAACTACCCAGAGG TGTACTTTGTGGGTCCAAATGCGAAGAAGAGGTCAGGGGTCATAGGCGGAGCCAACAACGGTGGCTATGATGATGATCAAGGATCCTACATCCACGTCCCACATGACCATATTGCCTACCGCTATGAAGTCTTGAAGGTCATCGGTAAAGGCAGCTTTGGACAG GTGGTGAAGGCCTTCGACCACAAATCTCAGGCCCACGTGGCTCTGAAGATGGTCCGCAACGAGAAGCGCTTCCACAGGCAGGCGGCGGAGGAGATCCGCATCCTGGAGCACCTGAGGAAGCAGGACAAGGACTCGAGCATGAACGTAATCCACATGCTGGAGAACTTCTCCTTCCGTAACCACATCTGCATGACCTTTGAGCTACTCAGCATGAACCTTTACGAGCTCATCAAGAAGAACAAGTTCCAGGGCTTCAGCCTCCCGCTGGTCAGGAAGTTCGCCCACTCCATCCTGCAGTGTCTGGACTCGCTGCACAAGAACCGCATCATCCACTGCGACCTCAAGCCCGAGAACATTTTACTCAAGCAGCAGGGACGCAGCGGCATCAAG GTCATAGATTTTGGTTCTAGCTGTTATGAACATCAAAGAGTTTACACCTACATCCAGTCCAGGTTCTACCGAGCACCCGAGGTCATTCTAG GCTCCAGGTATGGAATGCCTATCGACATGTGGTCCCTGGGCTGCATCCTGGCTGAGCTGCTGACCGGTTATCCACTGTTACCGGGTGAAGATGAAGCTGACCAGCTGGCCTGCATCATCGAACTACTGGGCATGCCCAGCCAGAAGCTCCTCGACGCCTCCAAACGAGCCAAGAACTTTGTGTCATCCAAAGGCTATCCACGGTACTGCACCGTCACCACTCTGTCTGATGGCACCACTGTACTGAACGGTGGTCGATCACGGCGGGGGAAGGTACGCGGCCCACCGGGTAGCAAAGACTGGAGCGTAGCACTAAAGGGCTGCGACGACCCACTTTTCCTGGACTTCCTCAAACAGTGTCTGGAGTGGGACCCGGCGCTCAGGATTACACCCAGCCAGGCACTGCGCCACCCGTGGCTGAGGAGACGACTTCCCAAGCCGCCAGCAGGAACCACCACGGAGAAGACCTCGTCATCCAAACGGGGCACCACCACCTCTGACGGTGCCATCACCTCCATCTCCAAGCTCGCCACCACCTCCTCAACcaccacatcctcctcctccaaaacCAGGACTAACTTGGCGGCGATCACTGACGCCAATGGAAACATCCAGCCTAGGACTGTTCTGCCCAAACTGGTCAGCTGA
- the dyrk2 gene encoding dual specificity tyrosine-phosphorylation-regulated kinase 2 isoform X2 gives MSEAVQLSSQSQVHITQLYEENTNKRPVLTSQPNGLAPLTSTRPGLPLPDRQTSASEPAHHCRQSSATSNKSMDSKPKPNPLSPEQAMKQFMSKMSSFEHHEVFNYPEVYFVGPNAKKRSGVIGGANNGGYDDDQGSYIHVPHDHIAYRYEVLKVIGKGSFGQVVKAFDHKSQAHVALKMVRNEKRFHRQAAEEIRILEHLRKQDKDSSMNVIHMLENFSFRNHICMTFELLSMNLYELIKKNKFQGFSLPLVRKFAHSILQCLDSLHKNRIIHCDLKPENILLKQQGRSGIKVIDFGSSCYEHQRVYTYIQSRFYRAPEVILGSRYGMPIDMWSLGCILAELLTGYPLLPGEDEADQLACIIELLGMPSQKLLDASKRAKNFVSSKGYPRYCTVTTLSDGTTVLNGGRSRRGKVRGPPGSKDWSVALKGCDDPLFLDFLKQCLEWDPALRITPSQALRHPWLRRRLPKPPAGTTTEKTSSSKRGTTTSDGAITSISKLATTSSTTTSSSSKTRTNLAAITDANGNIQPRTVLPKLVS, from the exons ATGTCGGAGGCCGTCCAGCTGTCATCACAGTCGCAGGTCCACATCACCCAGCTGTATGAAGAGAACACCAACAAGCGTCCGGTCCTGACCTCCCAGCCCAACGGTCTGGCTCCGCTCACCTCCACCCGGCCGGGGCTGCCGCTGCCCGACCGACAGACCTCGGCCTCAGAACCCGCTCACCACTGCCGCCAGAGCAGCGCCACTTCCAACAAGTCGATGGACAGCAAGCCAAAGCCCAACCCCCTGTCCCCGGAGCAGGCCATGAAGCAGTTCATGTCCAAAATGTCCTCATTTGAACACCACGAAGTTTTCAACTACCCAGAGG TGTACTTTGTGGGTCCAAATGCGAAGAAGAGGTCAGGGGTCATAGGCGGAGCCAACAACGGTGGCTATGATGATGATCAAGGATCCTACATCCACGTCCCACATGACCATATTGCCTACCGCTATGAAGTCTTGAAGGTCATCGGTAAAGGCAGCTTTGGACAG GTGGTGAAGGCCTTCGACCACAAATCTCAGGCCCACGTGGCTCTGAAGATGGTCCGCAACGAGAAGCGCTTCCACAGGCAGGCGGCGGAGGAGATCCGCATCCTGGAGCACCTGAGGAAGCAGGACAAGGACTCGAGCATGAACGTAATCCACATGCTGGAGAACTTCTCCTTCCGTAACCACATCTGCATGACCTTTGAGCTACTCAGCATGAACCTTTACGAGCTCATCAAGAAGAACAAGTTCCAGGGCTTCAGCCTCCCGCTGGTCAGGAAGTTCGCCCACTCCATCCTGCAGTGTCTGGACTCGCTGCACAAGAACCGCATCATCCACTGCGACCTCAAGCCCGAGAACATTTTACTCAAGCAGCAGGGACGCAGCGGCATCAAG GTCATAGATTTTGGTTCTAGCTGTTATGAACATCAAAGAGTTTACACCTACATCCAGTCCAGGTTCTACCGAGCACCCGAGGTCATTCTAG GCTCCAGGTATGGAATGCCTATCGACATGTGGTCCCTGGGCTGCATCCTGGCTGAGCTGCTGACCGGTTATCCACTGTTACCGGGTGAAGATGAAGCTGACCAGCTGGCCTGCATCATCGAACTACTGGGCATGCCCAGCCAGAAGCTCCTCGACGCCTCCAAACGAGCCAAGAACTTTGTGTCATCCAAAGGCTATCCACGGTACTGCACCGTCACCACTCTGTCTGATGGCACCACTGTACTGAACGGTGGTCGATCACGGCGGGGGAAGGTACGCGGCCCACCGGGTAGCAAAGACTGGAGCGTAGCACTAAAGGGCTGCGACGACCCACTTTTCCTGGACTTCCTCAAACAGTGTCTGGAGTGGGACCCGGCGCTCAGGATTACACCCAGCCAGGCACTGCGCCACCCGTGGCTGAGGAGACGACTTCCCAAGCCGCCAGCAGGAACCACCACGGAGAAGACCTCGTCATCCAAACGGGGCACCACCACCTCTGACGGTGCCATCACCTCCATCTCCAAGCTCGCCACCACCTCCTCAACcaccacatcctcctcctccaaaacCAGGACTAACTTGGCGGCGATCACTGACGCCAATGGAAACATCCAGCCTAGGACTGTTCTGCCCAAACTGGTCAGCTGA